The Caldalkalibacillus salinus genome has a segment encoding these proteins:
- the yqfC gene encoding sporulation protein YqfC yields the protein MRKLHRKLKRWSAGVLDLPQDVVLDLPRITMIGPLQMYIENHRGVLVFHSDELRLLLSNKGQLLVRGERFVIRQILPEEVLLEGFIREIQYLDQVKNNQP from the coding sequence ATGCGGAAACTACACAGAAAATTAAAACGCTGGTCAGCTGGTGTACTCGATTTACCTCAAGATGTTGTTTTAGATCTGCCCCGTATCACGATGATTGGACCATTACAGATGTATATAGAGAATCACCGAGGCGTCCTGGTTTTCCATAGTGATGAGCTTCGGCTTTTATTGAGTAATAAAGGTCAGTTATTGGTACGCGGGGAGCGCTTCGTTATACGTCAAATCCTCCCTGAAGAGGTGCTATTAGAAGGATTCATACGTGAAATTCAGTACTTGGATCAAGTGAAAAATAACCAGCCATAA
- a CDS encoding NfeD family protein codes for MNKYTLKYIRIAIYLTIILSLGFTMLAPMISDAQSEDSLVYIVYVEETIEKGLHAYMERAFSAAREDQADHIIIHMNTPGGAVDAALDIGNLLRQTQIPITVFVDPSAISAGAYISLNADNIVMVPTATMGSATVVDMEGNAGDAKAMSMWIEGMAGAAEAQGRDPLYAKAMVDPDMEIEGLTTQGTPLSFNANTALEHGYAEEITDSLEGVYHYLGLENPTIVEVELTFAEQLARFITHPVVASILMSLASLGLILELYSPGFGIPGAVGLCSLLLFFFGHMIAGFAGWEALILFGLGLVFIMLEVISAGFGLFGILGIVSVFASLTLASVDIETGLRAVGISIIVSVIGIVILSKYLNKRGFWSKLVLQEEVESDAGEHQVKREKLLGKEGIALIKLRPAGTARIEGEDYDVVSSGRPLEKGTKVRVQKVEGTRIMVTEVVQSDEVE; via the coding sequence ATGAACAAGTATACGTTAAAGTACATAAGAATTGCTATTTATCTTACCATTATCTTATCATTAGGATTTACAATGCTGGCACCGATGATATCTGATGCTCAGTCTGAGGACTCGCTGGTGTATATCGTTTACGTTGAGGAAACGATAGAGAAAGGGCTCCACGCTTATATGGAACGGGCCTTTAGTGCAGCGAGGGAGGATCAAGCCGATCACATCATCATTCATATGAACACACCTGGTGGCGCCGTGGATGCTGCACTCGATATCGGCAACCTGCTGAGGCAAACGCAGATTCCCATTACCGTTTTCGTCGATCCAAGTGCCATTTCGGCAGGGGCGTATATCTCCCTCAACGCTGACAACATTGTGATGGTACCGACAGCAACGATGGGATCAGCGACAGTGGTTGATATGGAAGGCAATGCTGGAGACGCGAAAGCGATGTCCATGTGGATTGAAGGGATGGCTGGAGCCGCTGAGGCACAAGGGCGTGATCCCCTCTACGCTAAGGCTATGGTTGATCCCGACATGGAAATCGAGGGACTTACCACTCAAGGCACACCCTTATCCTTCAATGCTAACACTGCACTCGAACACGGTTATGCTGAAGAGATAACAGATTCTTTAGAGGGTGTATATCACTATCTAGGTCTTGAGAATCCGACCATTGTAGAGGTTGAGCTCACTTTCGCGGAACAGTTAGCCCGGTTTATTACACACCCCGTTGTGGCCTCAATTCTAATGTCATTAGCCAGTTTGGGCCTTATACTAGAGCTGTATAGTCCTGGCTTCGGTATACCGGGGGCCGTTGGACTCTGCTCGTTACTTCTCTTCTTTTTCGGGCACATGATTGCCGGGTTTGCAGGATGGGAAGCACTGATACTGTTCGGGTTGGGGTTGGTCTTTATCATGCTCGAGGTTATCAGTGCCGGTTTTGGCCTCTTCGGGATACTAGGGATTGTATCCGTTTTCGCCAGTCTCACCTTAGCCAGTGTCGATATTGAAACGGGGTTGAGAGCTGTTGGCATTTCGATTATCGTCTCTGTCATTGGTATCGTGATACTGAGTAAGTACCTTAATAAGAGAGGGTTCTGGTCGAAGCTCGTATTGCAGGAAGAGGTGGAATCAGATGCAGGGGAACATCAAGTAAAACGAGAGAAACTCCTCGGTAAGGAAGGGATCGCGCTAATTAAGCTCCGCCCGGCTGGTACCGCTAGAATCGAAGGAGAAGACTATGATGTCGTCAGCAGTGGCCGTCCTTTAGAAAAAGGAACAAAAGTCCGAGTACAAAAAGTAGAAGGGACGAGAATCATGGTCACGGAAGTTGTTCAATCAGATGAGGTTGAATAG
- the floA gene encoding flotillin-like protein FloA (flotillin-like protein involved in membrane lipid rafts), with protein sequence MDANTIFLLGAIVVGFIVLSIFFTFVPLGLWISALAAGVKIGIFTLVGMRLRGVIPRRVVAPLVKARKAGLELSTNQLESHYLAGGNVDRVVDALIAAHRANIEIDFKRAAAIDLAGRNVLEAVQMSVNPKVIETPWIAGVALDGIEVKAKARITVRANIDRLVGGAGEETIIARVGEGVVSTIGSADKHKAVLENPDLISTTVLDKGLDAGTAFEMLSIDIADVDIGKNIGAELQTDQAEADKKIAQAKAEERRAMAVASEQEMKARVEEMRAKVTEAEAEVPQAMAEALRSGNIGVMDYMNLQNVMADTGMRESIGKVTQGEDQNDNDDGQQRP encoded by the coding sequence ATGGATGCTAATACGATATTTTTATTAGGTGCAATCGTTGTCGGATTTATAGTCCTATCTATTTTCTTCACGTTTGTACCATTAGGACTCTGGATTTCAGCCCTTGCGGCTGGAGTTAAAATTGGTATCTTCACCCTCGTAGGGATGAGGCTACGTGGTGTTATCCCAAGACGTGTGGTGGCACCACTTGTTAAAGCAAGAAAGGCAGGTCTTGAACTGTCTACGAATCAACTAGAGAGTCACTATCTTGCTGGTGGTAACGTCGATAGAGTTGTGGACGCATTAATCGCAGCTCATCGTGCCAATATTGAAATTGACTTTAAGCGTGCTGCAGCAATCGATCTTGCTGGCCGTAATGTCTTAGAGGCTGTACAGATGAGCGTTAACCCTAAAGTCATTGAAACACCTTGGATTGCCGGTGTGGCTCTTGACGGAATTGAAGTGAAAGCAAAAGCGAGAATTACCGTTCGTGCCAATATTGACCGTTTAGTCGGTGGTGCAGGTGAAGAAACCATCATTGCCCGTGTTGGTGAGGGTGTCGTATCCACCATTGGTTCTGCTGATAAACACAAGGCGGTCTTAGAAAACCCTGATCTTATATCGACAACTGTGTTAGATAAAGGCTTAGATGCAGGTACCGCGTTTGAGATGCTATCGATCGATATAGCAGACGTTGATATCGGTAAGAACATCGGGGCCGAATTACAAACGGATCAAGCCGAAGCAGACAAGAAAATTGCACAAGCGAAAGCAGAAGAACGTCGTGCTATGGCTGTTGCCTCTGAGCAAGAGATGAAAGCACGCGTAGAAGAAATGAGAGCGAAAGTGACAGAGGCAGAAGCAGAAGTGCCTCAAGCGATGGCAGAAGCGTTACGTTCTGGTAATATCGGCGTTATGGATTATATGAACCTGCAAAATGTCATGGCCGATACAGGTATGCGCGAATCCATCGGCAAAGTGACACAAGGTGAAGATCAAAACGACAATGATGACGGACAACAACGTCCTTAA